Proteins encoded in a region of the Isosphaeraceae bacterium EP7 genome:
- a CDS encoding SGNH/GDSL hydrolase family protein yields the protein MTTATGTKGPTLTRIALSALLLAAGVAPLPHGWASARVARDNARSTELNRADRKRDAGGYYEGLIGGDGSPGARDELALTLMGKPANWTRFGDAGVSRQMPADYLQFELIPNVNRTLFGRRFTTNGAGLRDLPTTEAKPDGIIRVALLGSSMDMGWGVGDDQTYENLFENWLNAHAARRGLPRRFEVLNFAVAAYSPAQRLESYRRKAAAFKPDLVFYSVTMLDPRLTEIHLRSLLLNRVPLRDDFLVRALASTGLTEADFRLDARGKLVDKSSVKDKIRDQCWPIADGALGALAAECRAADIPLACLIIPRVGKSDEPGTRDEAVARHSGIAAHHAVPVIDLSASFDRHDPRELEIASWDDHPNAAGHRRLFLGLARAVAAQPELYRSLFDASPPPPRP from the coding sequence ATGACGACCGCGACCGGAACGAAGGGCCCGACTCTGACCCGCATCGCCCTGAGCGCACTGCTGCTGGCCGCCGGTGTGGCCCCCCTGCCCCACGGCTGGGCCTCGGCACGCGTTGCACGCGACAACGCCCGCTCGACGGAGCTCAACCGGGCCGACCGCAAGCGCGACGCGGGCGGCTATTACGAGGGCCTCATCGGCGGCGACGGATCGCCGGGCGCACGCGACGAGCTGGCCTTGACCCTGATGGGCAAGCCGGCCAACTGGACCCGATTCGGCGATGCCGGGGTCTCGCGGCAGATGCCCGCCGACTACCTCCAGTTCGAGTTGATCCCGAACGTCAATCGCACCCTCTTCGGCCGCCGCTTCACCACCAACGGGGCGGGCCTTCGCGACCTGCCGACGACCGAGGCGAAGCCCGACGGCATCATCCGCGTCGCCCTGCTCGGCTCGTCGATGGACATGGGCTGGGGAGTGGGCGACGACCAGACGTATGAAAACCTGTTCGAGAACTGGCTCAACGCCCACGCGGCGCGACGGGGCCTTCCCCGTCGGTTCGAGGTGCTCAACTTCGCCGTGGCCGCCTACAGCCCGGCCCAGCGGCTGGAGAGCTATCGTCGCAAGGCCGCCGCGTTCAAGCCCGACCTCGTCTTCTACTCGGTGACGATGCTCGACCCGCGCCTGACGGAGATCCACCTCCGGAGCCTGCTGCTGAATCGCGTCCCGCTGAGAGACGACTTCCTGGTCCGCGCGCTGGCCTCGACCGGGCTGACCGAGGCCGACTTCCGGCTCGACGCCCGCGGCAAGCTGGTCGACAAGAGTTCCGTGAAGGATAAGATCCGCGACCAGTGCTGGCCGATCGCCGACGGCGCCCTCGGGGCGCTCGCCGCGGAGTGCCGGGCCGCGGACATCCCGCTCGCCTGCCTGATCATCCCCCGGGTGGGCAAGTCGGACGAGCCCGGCACGCGCGACGAGGCGGTGGCCCGTCACTCGGGCATCGCCGCGCACCACGCCGTCCCGGTGATCGACCTGTCCGCGTCGTTCGACCGCCATGACCCCCGGGAGCTGGAGATCGCCTCCTGGGACGACCACCCCAACGCCGCCGGACACCGCCGCCTCTTCCTCGGCCTGGCCCGCGCTGTCGCCGCGCAGCCTGAGCTGTACCGCTCGCTGTTCGACGCCTCTCCCCCGCCCCCCAGACCCTAA
- a CDS encoding amino acid adenylation domain-containing protein, with the protein MSTDPSISHLSDLLRDAAALAPDGTAVEDEAGRTLTYRELDRQAGRLATRLARWGVARGDRVGLFLPKSPESVAAIHGTLRAGAAYVPVDPSAPATRGAGILADAGVKAIVAEASLVAGIRAAWPGPGPVPRLVVVGGIPGAEPHPCDAPWDEVMADEAPAPLPEPRGADDLAYILYTSGSTGTPKGVMLSHANAFTFLDWCDFALDLRDSERFSSHAPFHFDLSVFDLYACCRHRGTLVLIGEALGKDPARLAAALKARPVDVWYSAPSILGLLAEHGGLTAGDGSAPRVGLFAGEVFPMAPLRRIRSAWPETTLWNLYGPTETNVCTGYRVPGSIEADRTEPLPIGPVCPPLRARVVDEQGADVALGSVGELVIAGPGVMRGYFGRPDLTARAFLPAAQGEAEPTWYRTGDLVVDDGTGCYLFHGRRDRMVKKRGYRIELGEIESALYRHGDVDGAAVVARSDDAGVAIAAFVAMKPGRKGSIIAMKRHCTGYLPHYMVPDSVSFVPRLPTTSTDKVDYQRLQGLARGEG; encoded by the coding sequence ATGAGCACGGATCCCTCGATCTCGCACCTCTCCGACCTGCTGCGCGACGCCGCCGCCCTGGCCCCCGACGGGACTGCCGTCGAGGACGAGGCGGGCCGCACCCTGACCTACCGCGAGCTCGACCGCCAGGCGGGCCGGCTCGCCACCCGATTGGCCCGCTGGGGCGTGGCCCGGGGCGATCGCGTGGGCCTGTTCCTGCCCAAGTCGCCCGAGTCCGTCGCCGCCATCCACGGGACGCTCCGCGCAGGCGCCGCCTACGTCCCGGTCGACCCCTCCGCGCCCGCGACCCGCGGGGCAGGCATCCTGGCCGACGCCGGGGTCAAGGCGATCGTCGCCGAGGCCTCCCTGGTCGCCGGCATCCGCGCCGCATGGCCCGGCCCCGGTCCCGTGCCCAGGCTGGTGGTCGTCGGCGGCATCCCGGGTGCCGAGCCGCATCCGTGCGACGCCCCCTGGGACGAGGTCATGGCCGACGAGGCCCCCGCGCCCCTGCCCGAGCCCAGGGGGGCCGACGACCTGGCCTACATCCTCTACACCTCCGGCTCGACCGGCACGCCCAAGGGGGTGATGCTCTCGCATGCGAATGCGTTCACATTCCTGGATTGGTGCGATTTCGCGCTCGACCTGCGCGACTCCGAACGCTTTAGTTCTCATGCGCCGTTTCACTTCGATTTATCCGTGTTCGACCTCTATGCCTGCTGCCGCCATCGCGGGACCCTGGTCCTGATCGGCGAGGCGCTTGGCAAGGACCCGGCCCGGCTGGCGGCGGCCCTGAAGGCGAGGCCGGTCGACGTCTGGTACTCGGCGCCTTCGATCCTCGGGCTGCTGGCCGAACACGGCGGGCTGACCGCCGGCGACGGGTCGGCCCCGAGGGTGGGGCTGTTCGCAGGCGAGGTCTTCCCGATGGCCCCTCTCCGGCGGATCCGCTCCGCCTGGCCCGAGACGACGCTCTGGAACCTCTACGGCCCGACGGAGACGAACGTCTGCACCGGCTATCGTGTCCCCGGCTCGATCGAGGCGGACCGCACCGAGCCGCTGCCCATCGGCCCGGTCTGCCCGCCGCTGCGTGCCCGCGTGGTCGACGAGCAGGGGGCCGACGTGGCCCTGGGGTCGGTGGGCGAGCTGGTCATCGCCGGCCCCGGCGTGATGCGAGGCTACTTCGGCCGGCCCGACCTGACCGCCCGGGCCTTCCTTCCCGCCGCGCAGGGCGAGGCCGAGCCGACCTGGTATCGCACGGGCGACCTGGTGGTCGACGACGGCACCGGCTGCTACCTCTTCCACGGCAGGCGCGACCGGATGGTCAAGAAGCGGGGTTACCGGATCGAGCTGGGCGAGATCGAGAGCGCCTTGTACCGCCACGGCGACGTCGACGGCGCCGCGGTGGTGGCCAGGTCGGATGACGCGGGCGTGGCCATCGCCGCCTTCGTGGCCATGAAGCCCGGCCGCAAGGGGTCGATCATCGCCATGAAGCGTCACTGCACAGGCTACCTGCCGCACTACATGGTGCCCGACTCGGTCTCGTTCGTCCCCAGGCTGCCGACCACGTCGACGGACAAGGTGGACTATCAGCGATTGCAGGGGCTGGCCCGAGGCGAGGGCTGA
- a CDS encoding glycosyltransferase family 39 protein, protein MAARDWVRRLGPEVLLGVLACLTFLGSLGSMDLWGKREQRASAEAIDTVDHGRWLIAEIQGRKRLEKPPLPRWTIAGLMTLTGRRDEVIVRLPGALSALGMVGLVYGLGCRLGGRAVGLASGLVLTSMSFFIIELRQAGNDGPLAFFATLALYAAWRRLHGDRPPEPGEALPEQAGGRRWSLLMYTAMGLGILTKGPIILLVVALTVIPYVIALGEPWRGLRRLADGWGMAIFGLLALCWPVPVALTDPMAARVWYLEMAQKAGTAGIHHSRARQILAVDWPWMTFPWGLLAFSALIVPLLHRGREGRPKVWFAWWWTLGNLAMFCLWKVAKPNYYVPCLPGAALLAGQEWVRLCQVAREEGPANLAARRLLQLHWVIPFVAVLVAPVVVSQLVPAYLGVALAGAAACACLIVLSAWTWRRGANALALAPLVAAMTLGVLVAYGAVAPREDPLRSHRQLADRLGVVLPPDVRTVMFFHELDEGLWFYLRDRQLAPVPGSQPTYNEGIDLVQASKENRLILDPVVRIRNEQDLLVKWIREGGQASPYLLIRNKDYAQFERALAGLVTPLMREEGLDRNELTLLRVNPTAAASTATAPPEKAPGLDTPSTRR, encoded by the coding sequence ATGGCCGCGAGGGATTGGGTCCGTCGCCTTGGCCCGGAAGTGCTGCTGGGCGTGTTGGCCTGCCTCACGTTCCTGGGAAGTTTGGGGTCGATGGACCTCTGGGGTAAGCGCGAACAGCGCGCCTCGGCCGAGGCGATCGACACGGTCGACCATGGCCGGTGGCTGATCGCCGAGATCCAGGGGCGCAAGCGGCTGGAGAAGCCCCCCCTGCCGCGTTGGACGATCGCCGGGTTGATGACCCTGACGGGTCGCCGCGACGAGGTGATCGTGCGACTACCCGGGGCGCTATCGGCCCTGGGCATGGTCGGGCTCGTCTACGGCCTGGGCTGCAGGCTGGGGGGACGTGCGGTGGGCCTGGCCTCGGGGCTGGTGCTCACGTCGATGTCCTTCTTCATCATCGAGCTGCGCCAGGCCGGCAACGATGGCCCGCTGGCGTTCTTCGCGACGCTGGCGCTCTATGCGGCGTGGCGAAGGCTGCACGGGGACCGGCCGCCGGAGCCCGGCGAGGCCCTGCCGGAGCAGGCGGGCGGCCGCCGCTGGTCGCTCCTGATGTACACGGCGATGGGCCTGGGCATCCTGACGAAGGGCCCGATCATCCTGCTGGTCGTCGCCCTGACGGTCATCCCTTATGTCATCGCCCTGGGCGAGCCCTGGCGTGGGCTACGGCGGCTGGCCGACGGCTGGGGGATGGCCATCTTCGGACTGCTGGCCCTCTGCTGGCCGGTGCCCGTCGCGCTGACCGACCCGATGGCGGCGCGGGTCTGGTACCTGGAGATGGCCCAGAAGGCGGGGACCGCGGGCATCCACCATTCCAGGGCCCGGCAAATTCTGGCCGTCGACTGGCCCTGGATGACCTTCCCCTGGGGCCTGCTCGCCTTCTCGGCCCTGATCGTGCCGCTGCTGCATCGCGGCCGCGAGGGCCGGCCCAAGGTCTGGTTCGCCTGGTGGTGGACCCTGGGCAACCTGGCCATGTTCTGCCTCTGGAAGGTGGCCAAGCCCAACTACTACGTCCCCTGCCTGCCCGGCGCCGCGCTTCTGGCGGGCCAGGAGTGGGTGCGGCTTTGCCAGGTCGCCCGCGAGGAGGGCCCCGCCAATCTGGCCGCCAGACGCCTGCTCCAGTTGCACTGGGTGATCCCATTCGTCGCGGTGCTCGTCGCGCCGGTGGTCGTCTCGCAATTGGTGCCGGCCTATCTGGGCGTGGCGCTGGCGGGGGCTGCGGCGTGCGCCTGCTTGATTGTGCTGAGCGCCTGGACCTGGCGCCGCGGGGCGAATGCCCTGGCCCTGGCCCCGTTGGTGGCCGCGATGACCCTGGGCGTCCTGGTCGCCTACGGCGCCGTCGCCCCCCGCGAAGACCCCCTGCGCAGCCACCGGCAGCTTGCCGACCGGCTCGGCGTGGTCCTGCCGCCCGACGTCCGCACCGTCATGTTCTTCCACGAACTCGACGAGGGCCTCTGGTTTTACCTGCGAGATCGCCAGCTCGCCCCCGTCCCCGGCAGCCAGCCGACCTACAACGAGGGGATCGACCTGGTGCAGGCCTCCAAGGAGAACCGCCTGATCCTCGACCCGGTCGTGCGCATCCGCAATGAGCAGGATCTGCTCGTCAAGTGGATCCGCGAGGGAGGCCAGGCTTCCCCTTATCTCCTGATCCGCAACAAGGACTACGCCCAGTTCGAGCGGGCGCTGGCCGGCCTGGTCACCCCGCTGATGCGGGAGGAGGGGCTCGACCGCAACGAACTGACCCTCCTGCGCGTCAATCCGACGGCCGCCGCCTCGACGGCGACAGCCCCCCCAGAGAAGGCCCCCGGTCTGGACACCCCGTCCACCAGGCGCTGA
- a CDS encoding SGNH/GDSL hydrolase family protein → MARNIHPSRLLAAAGLLAFGLAPGRLVPPQALAARDAMRSDAINATDYDRMERGYYEQILDAGRDPGSHPDADAARHAEAPPFDAGPLADVVPDARQYVLKPALSIEHWGVRWSTNTLGMRDREYAAAKPQGTFRVALMGDSITSGWGVDDGRGYEPILEREWDARSVEGGGPRVEVLNFAVPGHAPGQRWEHARRVALATMPDTVIYQATLADLGWDERRLRVMLPRGQGWDAPAYRQTLEHAGARPGQGSEAYKRLLRPIRIQILEGVYREIVAGCREKGLSCAWVLIPRVGRPGSRAEREQMVDLARAAGFSPVLDLSDVYDGVPPESIAIKPSDYHPNADGHARLARRIDGAIWGHVAARLKDAGGDR, encoded by the coding sequence ATGGCTCGGAACATTCACCCCTCACGTCTGCTCGCCGCGGCCGGGCTGCTCGCCTTCGGGCTGGCTCCCGGCCGGCTCGTCCCCCCGCAGGCCCTGGCCGCACGCGACGCGATGCGCAGCGACGCCATCAACGCAACCGACTACGACCGGATGGAACGCGGCTACTACGAGCAGATCCTCGATGCCGGCCGCGACCCGGGCTCGCACCCCGACGCCGACGCGGCCAGGCATGCCGAGGCACCCCCCTTCGACGCCGGCCCGCTGGCCGACGTCGTGCCGGACGCCCGCCAGTACGTGCTCAAGCCAGCCCTCTCCATCGAGCACTGGGGCGTGCGATGGTCGACCAACACGCTGGGCATGCGCGACCGCGAATACGCGGCGGCCAAGCCCCAGGGCACGTTCCGCGTGGCCCTGATGGGCGACTCGATCACGTCGGGCTGGGGTGTCGACGACGGCCGCGGATATGAGCCCATCTTAGAGCGAGAATGGGACGCACGCTCGGTTGAGGGCGGCGGCCCGCGCGTCGAGGTCCTCAACTTCGCCGTCCCGGGCCATGCTCCCGGCCAGCGCTGGGAGCACGCCAGGCGGGTGGCGCTGGCCACCATGCCCGACACGGTCATCTACCAGGCAACGCTGGCCGACCTGGGCTGGGACGAGCGTCGGCTGCGTGTGATGCTCCCCCGAGGCCAGGGCTGGGACGCCCCCGCATACCGCCAGACGCTGGAGCATGCGGGCGCCCGACCCGGGCAGGGCTCCGAGGCCTATAAGCGGCTGCTGCGCCCCATCCGCATCCAGATCCTCGAGGGGGTCTATCGCGAGATCGTCGCCGGCTGCCGCGAGAAGGGCCTCTCCTGCGCCTGGGTCTTGATCCCGCGCGTGGGACGGCCGGGCAGCCGCGCCGAGCGCGAGCAGATGGTGGACCTGGCCCGCGCCGCGGGGTTCTCGCCGGTCCTCGACCTTTCGGACGTCTATGACGGCGTGCCGCCTGAGTCGATCGCCATCAAGCCGTCCGACTACCACCCCAACGCCGACGGGCACGCACGCCTGGCCCGGCGCATCGACGGGGCCATCTGGGGCCACGTCGCCGCAAGACTCAAGGACGCGGGAGGCGACCGATGA
- a CDS encoding protein kinase, producing the protein MDESWISGVAAQYETAFTSGQGPEIDAYLKGTTEPGRSKLLAELLRLDVSLRQARGDRPSLAEYVGRFPRDSGTVFEVLSAVGLTADEVDLLADSTSGSTAAVEEVPRTEELGPSPSWPLPEDPLKSTQAAGSHPPPGAGVPTPRVAGFESLELIGEGGMGKVYKARSPSLNHMVALKILPEECTDDLDRVARFRNEAELAASIDHPNVVGVMQLLMGPPLVLVMALVDGPDLGRLLLNLKRVRAGRPPEFPEKDHPFLHLEPDEQLRLQLSWLDQIVDAVACVNAMGILHRDLKPSNILIDGRGRARLTDFGLARLAVESLLTRTGQPMGTAGFSSPEQAAGHPSLDARADQFSLAVTIYQVLTMHLPYGRPRPGERLPTPTPPRAYQPKISADLNTVILRGMAEDRENRYATTDEFRDQWMAAREGRPIEAWRRRPLRVALYWVRNHAWGVSDALAAVVLVLILAFAPAWSRWGGGVNPPKPSPLRVSLVTQPAGARAVAVPLDPRTGEPDAAHLVRLRAGRASLPPGDYLVEVVWPDRRFHQVYRRVPEPGAPVTLMEYPHTDWKLIGDDLVTWPPVVAPPPDVDRGMAPIDGGEAFLLEPDRPASGPGPKPFRRDVRPFLLDTTEVTVGTYGAPARGKPDDPVTMVCYDEAVAYAERVGKRLLTEAEFKFSATMGGTRRYPWGNDPPTSWSFGPAGADRHDMLPTVPPVFGLCSNVAEWTCTTLGSDPSLAGIVGIPTDHLANQVVCGGGTEVVSGKLIGPVTPPDLVRVGQSRGNRLPGLGFRCARSRGPLYLDGPGS; encoded by the coding sequence TTGGACGAATCGTGGATTTCGGGAGTCGCCGCCCAGTACGAGACGGCCTTCACGTCGGGCCAGGGCCCGGAGATTGACGCCTATCTCAAGGGGACGACGGAGCCGGGGCGATCGAAGCTCCTGGCCGAGCTGCTGCGCCTCGATGTCAGCCTGCGCCAGGCCCGGGGCGACCGCCCGAGCCTGGCCGAGTACGTGGGCAGGTTCCCGCGTGACTCCGGGACGGTGTTCGAGGTCCTCAGCGCGGTGGGCCTGACGGCGGACGAGGTCGACCTGCTGGCAGACTCCACCTCGGGGTCGACGGCCGCGGTGGAGGAGGTGCCGAGGACCGAGGAACTCGGCCCTTCGCCCAGCTGGCCGCTGCCGGAAGACCCGCTGAAGTCGACCCAGGCGGCGGGGTCGCATCCCCCACCCGGGGCGGGCGTCCCGACCCCGCGGGTCGCGGGCTTCGAGTCGCTCGAGCTGATCGGCGAGGGGGGAATGGGCAAGGTCTACAAGGCCAGGTCCCCCTCGCTCAACCACATGGTCGCGCTGAAGATTCTGCCCGAGGAATGCACCGACGATCTGGATCGCGTGGCACGGTTCCGCAACGAGGCGGAGCTTGCCGCGAGCATCGATCACCCCAACGTGGTGGGCGTGATGCAGTTGCTGATGGGCCCGCCGCTGGTTCTGGTGATGGCACTGGTCGACGGACCGGACCTCGGCCGGCTGCTGCTGAACCTGAAGCGAGTGCGGGCGGGCCGGCCTCCGGAGTTTCCGGAGAAGGACCATCCGTTCCTGCATCTGGAGCCGGACGAGCAGTTGAGGCTCCAGCTGAGCTGGCTCGACCAGATCGTGGACGCCGTGGCCTGTGTCAATGCGATGGGCATCCTGCACCGGGACCTCAAGCCGTCGAACATCCTCATCGACGGCCGGGGGCGGGCCCGGCTGACCGACTTCGGGCTGGCCCGCCTGGCCGTGGAGTCGTTGCTGACCCGAACCGGGCAGCCGATGGGGACGGCCGGGTTCAGCAGCCCCGAGCAGGCCGCCGGGCACCCGTCGCTCGACGCCAGGGCGGATCAATTCAGCCTGGCGGTGACGATCTACCAGGTGCTGACAATGCACCTGCCGTACGGCCGGCCCAGGCCGGGCGAACGCCTGCCGACGCCGACGCCGCCGAGGGCCTATCAGCCGAAGATCTCGGCCGACCTGAACACGGTGATCCTCAGGGGGATGGCGGAGGACCGCGAGAATCGGTACGCGACGACCGACGAGTTCCGCGACCAGTGGATGGCCGCCCGCGAGGGCCGGCCGATCGAGGCCTGGCGCCGGCGCCCCCTGCGTGTGGCCCTCTACTGGGTCCGCAACCACGCCTGGGGTGTGTCCGACGCGCTTGCGGCGGTCGTCCTGGTGCTGATCCTGGCCTTCGCCCCGGCCTGGTCCCGGTGGGGCGGCGGGGTGAACCCGCCGAAGCCCTCGCCGCTGAGGGTCAGCTTGGTGACCCAGCCGGCCGGCGCCCGGGCGGTCGCAGTCCCTCTGGACCCCAGGACCGGCGAGCCCGACGCCGCCCACCTGGTCCGTCTGAGGGCCGGCCGCGCGAGCCTGCCGCCCGGCGATTATCTCGTCGAGGTCGTCTGGCCCGACCGCCGGTTCCACCAGGTCTACCGTCGCGTGCCTGAGCCTGGCGCGCCCGTCACCCTGATGGAATACCCTCACACGGACTGGAAGCTGATTGGCGACGACCTGGTAACCTGGCCGCCGGTCGTGGCCCCGCCGCCAGATGTCGATCGCGGGATGGCTCCGATCGACGGCGGTGAGGCCTTCCTCCTGGAGCCCGACCGACCCGCGTCGGGCCCCGGCCCGAAGCCCTTCCGCCGCGACGTCCGTCCGTTCCTGCTGGATACCACTGAGGTCACCGTCGGGACCTATGGGGCGCCCGCGAGGGGCAAGCCGGACGACCCCGTCACGATGGTTTGCTACGACGAGGCTGTGGCCTATGCCGAGCGTGTAGGCAAGCGACTGCTGACCGAGGCCGAGTTCAAATTCTCGGCCACGATGGGGGGAACCCGCCGCTACCCCTGGGGCAACGACCCGCCGACTTCCTGGTCGTTCGGACCGGCGGGGGCGGATCGCCACGACATGCTGCCGACCGTTCCCCCCGTCTTCGGACTTTGCTCCAACGTGGCTGAGTGGACCTGCACGACGCTCGGGTCGGACCCGTCGCTGGCGGGGATCGTGGGAATTCCGACGGATCACCTCGCCAATCAAGTTGTCTGTGGCGGTGGAACGGAGGTGGTCTCCGGCAAGCTAATCGGGCCGGTGACGCCGCCCGACCTCGTTCGCGTGGGGCAGTCCCGAGGCAACCGGCTGCCGGGCCTTGGCTTCCGCTGCGCCCGGAGCCGGGGCCCGCTCTACTTGGACGGCCCTGGATCGTAG